In the genome of Streptomyces racemochromogenes, one region contains:
- a CDS encoding GOLPH3/VPS74 family protein, which translates to MAITLAEEIVLLSLDDESGSAQQRQAAGWAVAGGFLLELVLAERVSVSGEALVVTDPSPTGEPLLDGRVELIGTWLRGRGRHRATDWLTRDQPRAVTAAVERLCERGVIVEEKRKVLGMFPVRRYPEADGTVERELRARLAAVVLGGAEPDTRTAGLIALIHSAKLHGLAFPDDPRKAVEARMAEISEGQWAAESVRTAIRDTQAAMTAVTVVTTTTILI; encoded by the coding sequence ATGGCGATCACACTGGCGGAGGAGATCGTGCTGCTCTCGCTGGACGACGAGTCCGGCTCGGCGCAGCAGCGGCAGGCGGCCGGCTGGGCCGTCGCCGGGGGGTTCCTGCTCGAACTGGTCCTGGCCGAGCGGGTCTCCGTCAGTGGCGAGGCGCTCGTCGTGACGGACCCGAGTCCGACCGGGGAGCCGCTGCTCGACGGTCGCGTCGAGCTGATCGGGACCTGGCTGCGGGGACGCGGACGGCACCGTGCGACGGACTGGCTGACGAGGGACCAGCCCAGGGCCGTCACCGCGGCCGTGGAGCGGCTGTGCGAGCGCGGGGTGATCGTGGAGGAGAAGCGCAAGGTGCTCGGCATGTTCCCGGTGCGCCGCTACCCGGAAGCGGACGGCACGGTCGAACGCGAACTGCGCGCCCGCCTCGCCGCCGTCGTGCTGGGCGGCGCGGAACCGGACACCCGGACGGCCGGCCTCATCGCGCTGATCCACTCCGCGAAACTGCACGGCCTGGCCTTCCCGGACGATCCGCGCAAGGCGGTGGAAGCGCGGATGGCGGAGATATCCGAGGGCCAGTGGGCGGCCGAGAGCGTCCGCACCGCGATCCGCGACACGCAGGCGGCGATGACCGCGGTCACGGTGGTGACGACGACCACGATCCTCATCTGA
- the egtA gene encoding ergothioneine biosynthesis glutamate--cysteine ligase EgtA, with product MPENSPAPSAPNAEDDPLTEAAAEDIVHGICFKTGPPRLLGAELEWLVLDAERPWLPLPPERLNAAHAAARALPLNSRLTVEPGGQLELSSAPADSLTACLDGLRADLTAVRGALDAQGLVLRGLGQDPRTQLERLLSSPRYDAMEAHFDRTGPAGRAMMRSSASVQVCVDAGHEEPGPLGYGRRWHLAHLLGAVLVAVFANSPGRRDGPYRGWRCARQGIWSDIDPRRALAPPLASEPRAGWVRHALDTEVMCVRAPGDGPWTVPSGLSFREWLRAGPRTAAGRRPTAEDLEYHLTTLFPPVRPRGHLELRMIDAQPGEDGWLVPVALVHALFDDPGAAETAYRAVKALADAYGSQCAPRNRLWRTAARSGLADPELRTAAAVCFRAAAEALPRLGAGREVQDAVGAFADRYVRRGRCPADDAEAEAESESGAGAESGAGGRAGAAARAVKPHATATATAGVGAGEHRRRPTVAKGPRP from the coding sequence ATGCCCGAGAACTCGCCCGCTCCATCAGCCCCGAACGCCGAAGACGACCCCCTGACCGAAGCGGCCGCCGAGGACATCGTCCACGGCATCTGCTTCAAGACCGGACCGCCGCGCCTCCTCGGTGCCGAGCTCGAATGGCTCGTCCTGGACGCCGAACGGCCCTGGCTGCCCCTGCCCCCCGAGAGGCTGAACGCCGCCCACGCGGCAGCCCGCGCACTGCCCCTGAACTCCCGGCTCACCGTCGAGCCCGGCGGCCAGCTGGAACTCAGCTCGGCCCCCGCCGACTCCCTCACCGCCTGCCTGGACGGCCTGCGGGCCGATCTCACCGCGGTCCGCGGCGCCTTGGACGCCCAGGGCCTCGTCCTGCGCGGCCTCGGCCAGGACCCCCGCACGCAGCTCGAGCGGCTGCTGTCCAGCCCGCGCTACGACGCGATGGAGGCCCACTTCGACCGGACCGGCCCCGCCGGGCGCGCCATGATGCGCTCCTCCGCCTCCGTGCAGGTCTGCGTGGACGCCGGCCACGAGGAGCCCGGCCCGCTCGGGTACGGGCGGCGCTGGCACCTCGCCCATCTGCTGGGTGCCGTACTGGTCGCCGTCTTCGCCAACTCCCCCGGCCGCCGCGACGGCCCCTACCGGGGCTGGCGGTGCGCGCGGCAGGGCATCTGGAGCGACATCGACCCGCGGCGCGCGCTGGCCCCGCCCCTGGCGTCCGAGCCCCGGGCCGGCTGGGTCCGGCACGCCCTGGACACCGAGGTGATGTGCGTACGCGCGCCCGGTGACGGCCCCTGGACGGTGCCGAGCGGGCTGAGCTTCCGCGAATGGCTGCGCGCGGGGCCGCGTACGGCCGCCGGGCGCAGGCCCACCGCCGAGGACCTGGAGTACCACCTCACCACCCTCTTCCCGCCCGTCCGGCCGCGCGGCCACCTGGAGCTGCGGATGATCGACGCGCAGCCGGGCGAGGACGGCTGGCTGGTCCCGGTCGCGCTCGTGCACGCGCTCTTCGACGACCCCGGGGCCGCCGAGACCGCCTACCGGGCGGTGAAGGCGCTGGCCGACGCGTACGGATCCCAGTGCGCGCCGCGCAACCGCCTGTGGCGGACCGCCGCCCGGTCGGGGCTCGCGGATCCGGAGCTGCGCACGGCCGCCGCCGTGTGCTTCCGGGCGGCGGCCGAGGCGCTGCCCCGGCTCGGCGCGGGCAGGGAGGTCCAGGACGCGGTGGGCGCCTTCGCGGACCGCTACGTGCGGCGCGGGCGCTGCCCCGCCGACGACGCCGAAGCCGAGGCCGAATCCGAATCCGGAGCCGGCGCCGAGTCCGGAGCCGGCGGCAGAGCCGGAGCAGCGGCCCGAGCCGTCAAGCCCCACGCCACCGCCACCGCCACCGCCGGAGTCGGCGCGGGGGAACACCGGCGCCGTCCGACCGTCGCGAAGGGACCCCGCCCGTGA
- a CDS encoding GNAT family N-acetyltransferase: MTIAPLSPSPLAHPAPVAAPTAPEAPATPRYTVRLARDEDEVRAAQRLRHQVFAGELGARLDGPEPGLDADAFDAYCDHLLVLDEETGQVVGTYRLLPPERAAVAGRLYSEGEFDLSALAPIRPDLVEVGRSCVHPDHRNGAVIALIWAGLARYMERTGHNWLAGCCSIPLADGGVLAAATREAVLTRNLAPQEYRVTPHLPWSPGAITVPGRTELPPLLRGYLRLGAWVCGEPAFDAEFGCADLYVLLSLRRTNPRYLNHFLSLAPGA, translated from the coding sequence ATGACCATCGCCCCCCTGTCCCCGTCCCCCCTCGCACACCCGGCCCCGGTCGCCGCCCCCACGGCCCCCGAGGCCCCCGCCACCCCCCGCTACACCGTCCGCCTCGCCCGCGACGAGGACGAGGTCCGCGCCGCCCAGCGGCTGCGCCACCAGGTCTTCGCCGGAGAGCTCGGCGCCCGCCTCGACGGCCCCGAGCCCGGCCTGGACGCCGACGCCTTCGACGCCTACTGCGACCACCTCCTCGTCCTCGACGAGGAGACCGGGCAGGTCGTCGGCACCTACCGGCTGCTGCCGCCGGAGCGCGCCGCCGTCGCCGGACGCCTCTACTCCGAGGGCGAGTTCGACCTCTCCGCCCTCGCCCCGATCCGCCCCGACCTGGTCGAGGTCGGCCGCTCCTGCGTCCACCCCGACCACCGCAACGGCGCCGTCATCGCCCTGATCTGGGCCGGCCTGGCCCGCTACATGGAGCGCACCGGCCACAACTGGCTCGCCGGCTGCTGCTCGATACCGCTGGCCGACGGCGGGGTGCTCGCCGCCGCCACCCGCGAGGCCGTTCTCACCCGCAACCTCGCCCCGCAGGAGTACCGCGTCACCCCGCACCTGCCCTGGAGCCCCGGCGCGATCACCGTCCCCGGCCGCACGGAGCTGCCGCCCCTGCTGCGCGGCTACCTCCGCCTCGGCGCCTGGGTCTGCGGGGAGCCCGCCTTCGACGCCGAGTTCGGCTGCGCCGACCTGTACGTGCTGCTCTCCCTGCGCCGGACCAACCCGCGCTACCTGAACCACTTCCTCTCGCTCGCCCCGGGCGCATGA
- the egtD gene encoding L-histidine N(alpha)-methyltransferase — MSDFQLTRTLDEHAAEKALRADVLDGLTRFPKELPPKWFYDARGSELFEEITRLPEYYPTRAEREILLERAGEIAAVSGARTLVELGSGSSEKTRHLIEAMPALRTYVPVDVSESALVGAGELLPAQHPGLRVHALLADFTKPLHLPDSEGPRLVVFLGGTIGNLLPPERAAFLASVRAMLSPGDALLLGTDLVKDEAVLVAAYDDARGVTAEFNKNVLAVIDRELGADFHTADFDHVAVWNREHEWIEMRLRARQAVTVKVRALDLLVPFEAGEDILTEVSAKFRQDGVRKELAEAGLELAHWWTDAAGRFALSLSVAEG; from the coding sequence GTGAGCGATTTCCAGTTGACCCGGACCCTGGACGAGCACGCCGCCGAGAAGGCGCTGCGCGCCGACGTTCTCGACGGCCTGACGCGCTTCCCCAAGGAGCTGCCGCCGAAGTGGTTCTACGACGCCCGCGGCAGTGAACTCTTCGAGGAGATCACCCGGTTGCCGGAGTACTACCCGACCCGGGCCGAGCGGGAGATCCTGCTCGAGCGGGCCGGGGAGATCGCGGCGGTGAGCGGGGCCCGCACCCTGGTGGAGCTGGGCTCCGGCTCCTCGGAGAAGACCCGGCACCTGATCGAGGCGATGCCCGCGCTGCGGACGTACGTGCCGGTGGACGTGAGCGAGAGCGCCCTCGTCGGCGCGGGCGAGCTGCTGCCCGCGCAGCATCCGGGCCTGCGGGTGCACGCGCTGCTGGCCGACTTCACCAAGCCGCTGCACCTGCCGGACTCCGAGGGGCCCCGGCTGGTGGTGTTCCTGGGCGGCACGATCGGGAACCTGCTGCCGCCGGAGCGGGCGGCGTTCCTGGCGTCCGTGCGGGCGATGCTGTCGCCCGGGGACGCGCTGCTGCTCGGCACCGACCTGGTGAAGGACGAGGCCGTGCTGGTGGCCGCGTACGACGACGCGCGGGGGGTGACCGCCGAGTTCAACAAGAACGTGCTGGCGGTGATCGACCGCGAGCTGGGCGCGGACTTCCACACCGCCGACTTCGACCACGTGGCGGTGTGGAACCGGGAGCACGAGTGGATCGAGATGCGCCTGCGGGCCCGGCAGGCGGTGACGGTCAAGGTCCGGGCGCTGGACCTGCTGGTGCCGTTCGAGGCGGGCGAGGACATCCTGACGGAGGTCTCCGCGAAGTTCCGTCAGGACGGGGTGCGCAAGGAACTGGCGGAAGCGGGCCTGGAACTGGCGCACTGGTGGACGGACGCGGCGGGCCGCTTCGCGTTGTCCCTCTCGGTGGCCGAGGGCTGA
- the egtC gene encoding ergothioneine biosynthesis protein EgtC, with amino-acid sequence MCRHLAYLGPPVALERLLSEPEHSLVRQSWQPRRQRFGTVNADGFGLGWYAEGDPVPARYRRAGPVWGDLTFADLARVVRSGAFLAAVRDATLPGADGEAAAAPFASGPWLFSHNGAVRDWPDAAGPLAAALPPPELLQLAARTDSALVWALVLRRLREGDDIGTALAEPVRELSEAAPGSRLNLLLTDGATIAATAWGDSLWYLAEPAAGRVVVASEPHDDDARWCEVPDRTLLTATRTRVALTPLKETSP; translated from the coding sequence ATGTGCCGTCACCTCGCCTACCTGGGGCCGCCCGTGGCGCTGGAACGGCTGCTGAGCGAGCCCGAGCACTCCCTGGTCCGCCAGTCCTGGCAACCGCGCCGCCAGCGGTTCGGCACCGTCAACGCGGACGGCTTCGGCCTCGGCTGGTACGCCGAGGGCGACCCGGTCCCGGCCCGCTACCGGCGCGCCGGGCCCGTCTGGGGCGACCTCACCTTCGCCGACCTCGCCCGCGTGGTGCGCAGCGGCGCCTTCCTGGCCGCCGTACGCGACGCCACGCTGCCGGGCGCGGACGGGGAGGCCGCCGCGGCGCCCTTCGCCTCGGGCCCGTGGCTGTTCAGCCACAACGGGGCCGTGCGCGACTGGCCCGACGCGGCGGGGCCGCTCGCCGCCGCCCTGCCGCCCCCGGAGCTGCTCCAGCTGGCCGCCCGCACGGACTCGGCGCTGGTATGGGCGCTGGTGCTGCGCCGGCTGCGGGAGGGAGACGACATCGGCACCGCCCTGGCCGAGCCGGTCCGCGAGCTGTCCGAGGCGGCCCCCGGCTCCCGGCTGAACCTGCTGCTCACGGACGGCGCCACGATCGCGGCGACCGCCTGGGGCGACTCCCTGTGGTACCTGGCCGAACCGGCGGCGGGGCGCGTGGTCGTGGCGTCCGAGCCGCACGACGACGACGCCCGCTGGTGCGAGGTGCCCGACCGGACCCTGCTGACCGCCACCCGCACGCGGGTCGCCCTGACCCCCCTCAAGGAGACCTCCCCGTGA
- a CDS encoding lysophospholipid acyltransferase family protein yields MNTWLPTSPCTPGACAHQPGRPAGAVRAVLRLATALALVLLAVPAAPAVRLLPAGPRRALVRAWSAALVRSMGVRITVHGSPGPAGGGLIVANHISWLDVPLVAAVLPSRMLAKSEIGAWPVLGPLAARAGTLFIERDRIRALPRTVAALAGAMRAGDRVTVFPEGSTWCGRAQGPFRRAAFQSALDARVPVQPLRIGYRLADGSLAGAPAFVGDDPLTASLWRIARARGVRAEVRLLPRIPPGRHADRRALAAAAREAVLGTTGRERPLLTGVPGQQRPGGEPDQPSATERDNAKRPAASVHQCASSRPASASSLRTPS; encoded by the coding sequence ATGAACACCTGGCTGCCCACCTCGCCCTGCACCCCCGGGGCCTGCGCCCACCAGCCGGGGCGCCCCGCCGGCGCGGTCCGGGCCGTGCTGCGGCTCGCCACGGCCCTCGCCCTGGTCCTGCTCGCCGTCCCGGCCGCCCCGGCGGTCCGGCTGCTCCCCGCCGGGCCCCGGCGCGCCCTGGTCCGGGCCTGGTCCGCCGCGCTCGTCCGGTCCATGGGCGTACGGATCACCGTGCACGGCAGCCCGGGCCCGGCCGGGGGCGGCCTGATCGTGGCCAACCACATCTCCTGGCTGGACGTCCCGCTCGTCGCCGCCGTCCTGCCCAGCCGGATGCTGGCCAAGAGCGAGATCGGCGCCTGGCCGGTGCTCGGCCCGCTCGCCGCCCGGGCGGGCACCCTGTTCATCGAACGCGACCGGATCCGGGCCCTGCCCCGCACCGTCGCGGCCCTCGCCGGGGCGATGCGGGCCGGGGACCGGGTCACCGTCTTCCCCGAGGGCTCCACCTGGTGCGGGCGCGCCCAGGGGCCCTTCCGGCGGGCAGCGTTCCAGTCGGCGCTGGACGCGCGGGTACCCGTACAGCCCCTGCGGATCGGGTACCGGCTGGCGGACGGATCGCTCGCCGGGGCGCCGGCCTTCGTCGGGGACGACCCGCTGACCGCCTCCCTGTGGCGGATCGCCCGGGCGCGCGGGGTGCGGGCCGAGGTCCGGCTGCTGCCGCGCATCCCGCCGGGCCGCCACGCCGACCGCCGCGCGCTGGCGGCGGCCGCGCGGGAGGCCGTACTCGGCACCACCGGGCGGGAACGGCCGCTGCTGACCGGCGTACCCGGACAGCAGCGGCCCGGCGGGGAGCCGGATCAGCCCTCGGCCACCGAGAGGGACAACGCGAAGCGGCCCGCCGCGTCCGTCCACCAGTGCGCCAGTTCCAGGCCCGCTTCCGCCAGTTCCTTGCGCACCCCGTCCTGA
- a CDS encoding type II toxin-antitoxin system PemK/MazF family toxin: MTALSHHGSSHVEQPGRGGPTATTEADPRAIGPVRTEYAPDPDGDPDPGEIVWTWVPFEENDGRGKDRPVLVVAREAGGATLLAVQLSSKRHDHDREWVAIGSGPWDGAGRESWVALDRVLRVHEAGMRREACALDLARFRLVVDRLRVLYGWQ, encoded by the coding sequence ATGACGGCACTCTCACACCACGGCAGCAGCCACGTCGAGCAGCCCGGACGGGGCGGTCCGACGGCCACCACCGAGGCCGATCCGCGCGCCATCGGCCCGGTCCGCACCGAGTACGCGCCCGACCCGGACGGGGATCCGGACCCGGGGGAGATCGTGTGGACCTGGGTGCCCTTCGAGGAGAACGACGGGCGGGGCAAGGACCGGCCGGTGCTGGTGGTCGCGCGGGAGGCGGGCGGGGCGACGCTGCTCGCCGTCCAGCTATCCAGCAAGCGGCACGACCACGACCGGGAGTGGGTGGCGATCGGCTCGGGCCCCTGGGACGGTGCGGGCCGGGAGTCCTGGGTGGCCCTGGACCGGGTACTGCGGGTCCACGAGGCGGGCATGCGCCGGGAGGCCTGCGCGCTGGACCTGGCCCGCTTCCGCCTGGTGGTGGACCGGCTGCGCGTCCTGTACGGCTGGCAGTAG
- a CDS encoding TIGR02452 family protein, with product MSSRLREIARENALIAASGEYRTRSGRRVCLAADLAEAKAGTRIYGPNRVIPGEEPVGGGRTTVFEVTGESSTVAARRLAAEGGVAVLNFASARNPGGGYVRGAKAQEEALCRASALYETLLEAPEYYEVHRAGKSTFYTDRVIHSPGVPVFRDDRGELLDTPFRAGFLTSPAPNAGTIRRQEPERAHEIPAALARRAGLVLEVAALHGYRRLVLGAWGCGVFRNDPAQVAEAFRAALTGRFAGTFERVAFGILDRDPRTRETFTAAFAPH from the coding sequence GTGAGCAGCAGATTGCGCGAGATCGCGCGGGAAAACGCGTTGATCGCGGCGTCCGGGGAGTACCGGACGCGGTCGGGGCGGCGTGTCTGTCTCGCCGCCGACCTGGCGGAAGCCAAGGCCGGAACCAGGATATACGGCCCGAACCGGGTCATACCGGGCGAAGAGCCCGTTGGGGGAGGCCGTACGACGGTCTTCGAGGTCACCGGGGAGAGCAGCACGGTCGCCGCGCGCCGCCTCGCGGCGGAGGGCGGCGTGGCGGTCCTGAACTTCGCCTCGGCCCGCAATCCCGGGGGCGGGTACGTCCGCGGCGCCAAGGCCCAGGAGGAGGCGCTGTGCCGCGCCTCGGCCCTGTACGAGACCCTGCTGGAGGCCCCGGAGTACTACGAGGTCCACCGGGCGGGAAAGAGCACCTTCTACACCGACCGGGTGATTCACTCCCCCGGGGTACCGGTCTTCCGCGACGACCGGGGCGAACTGCTGGACACCCCCTTCCGGGCCGGGTTCCTCACCTCTCCCGCCCCGAACGCGGGCACCATCCGCCGCCAGGAACCGGAGCGCGCGCACGAGATCCCGGCCGCCCTGGCCCGGCGCGCCGGGCTGGTCCTGGAGGTGGCCGCGCTGCACGGGTACCGGCGGCTGGTGCTGGGCGCGTGGGGGTGCGGGGTGTTCCGCAACGACCCGGCGCAGGTGGCGGAGGCCTTCCGCGCGGCCCTGACCGGCCGCTTCGCGGGGACCTTCGAGCGGGTCGCGTTCGGGATCCTGGACCGCGACCCCCGCACCCGCGAAACCTTCACCGCGGCCTTCGCCCCCCACTGA
- the egtB gene encoding ergothioneine biosynthesis protein EgtB: MTAETRPGIHPELLRERAAAALTAARARTAALTDAVSDQDLTAQHSPLMSPLVWDLAHIGNQEELWLLGRVAGRESMHPEIDSLYDAFEHPRSERPKLPLLGPEAARRYAAEVRGRVLGLLERTPLEGTALLDEGFVFGMIAQHEQQHDETMLITHQLRAGAPVLTAPDPDPPQGPPPPAAEVLVPGGPFTMGTSTEPWALDNERPAHVREVAAFRIDTVPVTNAAYQAFIADGGYREPRWWAPEGWEQIRAHDIGAPLFWHREGGQWLRRRFGVTEPVPDEEPVLHVSWYEADAYARWAGRRLPTEAEWEKAARHDPASGRSRRYPWGDADPTPAHANLGQRHLRPSAAGGYPAGASPLGVRQLIGDVWEWTASDFLPYPGFRAFPYREYSEVFFGPEHKVLRGGSFAVDPVACRGTFRNWDLPVRRQIFSGFRTARDA; the protein is encoded by the coding sequence GTGACCGCCGAGACCCGCCCCGGAATCCACCCCGAGCTGCTGCGCGAGCGCGCCGCCGCCGCCCTGACCGCCGCCCGGGCCCGTACCGCGGCGCTGACCGACGCGGTGAGCGACCAGGACCTGACCGCGCAGCACTCCCCCCTGATGTCACCGCTGGTCTGGGACCTGGCGCACATCGGGAACCAGGAGGAGCTGTGGCTGCTGGGCCGGGTGGCCGGCCGGGAGTCCATGCACCCGGAGATCGACTCCCTGTACGACGCCTTCGAGCATCCCCGCTCCGAGCGGCCGAAGCTGCCCCTGCTGGGCCCGGAGGCGGCCCGCCGCTACGCGGCGGAGGTGCGCGGCCGCGTCCTCGGGCTGCTGGAGCGCACTCCGCTGGAGGGCACGGCGCTGCTCGACGAGGGCTTCGTGTTCGGGATGATCGCCCAGCACGAACAGCAGCACGACGAGACGATGCTGATCACCCATCAGCTGCGGGCCGGCGCTCCGGTGCTGACCGCCCCGGACCCGGATCCGCCGCAGGGCCCCCCGCCCCCGGCGGCCGAAGTCCTCGTGCCGGGCGGACCGTTCACCATGGGCACCTCCACCGAGCCCTGGGCCCTGGACAACGAACGGCCGGCGCACGTGCGGGAGGTGGCGGCCTTCCGGATCGACACGGTCCCGGTGACCAACGCCGCCTACCAGGCCTTCATCGCGGACGGCGGCTACCGCGAGCCCCGCTGGTGGGCCCCCGAGGGCTGGGAGCAGATCCGGGCGCACGACATCGGGGCGCCGCTGTTCTGGCACCGCGAGGGCGGCCAGTGGCTGCGCCGCCGGTTCGGGGTGACCGAGCCCGTACCCGATGAAGAACCGGTTCTGCACGTCAGCTGGTACGAGGCCGACGCGTACGCCCGCTGGGCGGGCCGCCGGCTGCCGACCGAGGCGGAGTGGGAGAAGGCCGCCCGCCACGACCCGGCCTCCGGCCGCTCTCGCCGCTACCCCTGGGGCGACGCCGACCCCACCCCCGCCCACGCCAACCTGGGCCAGCGCCACCTGCGCCCCTCCGCGGCGGGCGGCTACCCCGCCGGGGCCTCCCCTCTGGGTGTGCGCCAGCTGATCGGCGACGTGTGGGAGTGGACGGCCTCGGACTTCCTGCCCTACCCGGGCTTCCGCGCCTTCCCCTACCGGGAGTACTCGGAGGTGTTCTTCGGCCCGGAGCACAAGGTGCTGCGCGGCGGCTCCTTCGCCGTGGACCCGGTGGCCTGCCGGGGCACCTTCCGCAACTGGGACCTGCCCGTGCGGCGGCAGATCTTCTCCGGCTTCCGCACCGCGAGGGACGCCTGA
- a CDS encoding cytochrome P450 → MEVDVTATGSTPLSYPFNTAEGLRLAEEYERVRGLPGLLRVRMPYGEEAWLVTRYADARLVLGDARFSRAAAAARDEPRQSEGRGGSGILGMDPPDHTRLRSLVAKAFTVRQVEKLRPQVRALTAELLDELEAAGPPVDLVDRFALPVPVAVICRLLGVPVEDRPRFRVWSDAALSTSSLTAEEFGANLEELRGYMAGLIELHRRQPRDDLMTALIEARDGDDDRLSEPELVDLCVGVLVAGHETTASQIPNFVLTLLDHPDQLALLRRDPGLIAPAVEELLRFVPLGRGASQARYATEDVEVGGTLVRAGEPVLVATGAANRDALRFTAPGVLDIRRASNQHLGFGHGVHHCLGAQLARMELQEALAALLARFPGLKVVGDVVWKTEMLVRGARVMPIGW, encoded by the coding sequence TTGGAGGTCGACGTGACGGCCACCGGCTCCACCCCCCTCTCCTACCCCTTCAACACGGCCGAAGGACTCCGGCTCGCCGAGGAGTACGAGCGCGTCCGCGGCCTGCCCGGCCTCTTACGCGTACGGATGCCGTACGGCGAGGAGGCCTGGCTCGTCACCCGGTACGCGGACGCCCGCCTCGTGCTCGGTGACGCGCGGTTCAGCCGCGCCGCGGCGGCCGCCCGCGACGAACCCCGGCAGTCCGAGGGCCGCGGCGGGTCCGGCATCCTCGGCATGGATCCTCCGGACCACACCCGGCTGCGGTCCCTGGTGGCCAAGGCCTTCACCGTCCGGCAGGTCGAGAAGCTGCGCCCCCAGGTGCGCGCGCTCACCGCGGAGCTGCTCGACGAACTGGAGGCGGCAGGCCCCCCGGTCGACCTCGTGGACCGCTTCGCGCTGCCCGTCCCGGTGGCCGTGATCTGCCGGCTGCTGGGCGTGCCGGTCGAGGACCGGCCGCGCTTTCGGGTGTGGAGCGACGCGGCGCTCTCGACCAGCTCGCTGACGGCCGAGGAGTTCGGCGCCAATCTGGAGGAACTGCGCGGCTACATGGCCGGGCTGATAGAACTGCACCGCCGGCAGCCGCGGGACGACCTGATGACGGCCCTCATCGAGGCCCGCGACGGTGACGACGACCGGCTCTCCGAGCCGGAGCTCGTCGACCTGTGCGTCGGGGTCCTGGTCGCCGGGCACGAGACGACGGCCTCCCAGATCCCCAACTTCGTCCTCACCCTGCTGGACCACCCGGACCAGCTGGCGCTGCTGCGCCGCGATCCCGGTCTGATCGCCCCGGCGGTGGAGGAACTCCTTCGGTTCGTGCCGCTGGGCCGCGGGGCGAGCCAGGCCCGTTACGCCACCGAGGACGTCGAGGTCGGCGGCACGCTCGTCAGGGCCGGGGAGCCGGTCCTCGTCGCGACGGGCGCCGCGAACCGTGACGCACTGCGCTTCACCGCACCCGGCGTCCTCGACATCCGGCGCGCCTCCAACCAGCACCTCGGTTTCGGCCACGGCGTCCACCACTGCCTGGGCGCCCAGCTGGCCCGCATGGAACTCCAGGAGGCGCTGGCGGCGCTGCTGGCGCGCTTCCCGGGCCTGAAGGTCGTGGGGGACGTCGTCTGGAAGACGGAGATGCTGGTGCGCGGGGCGCGCGTCATGCCGATCGGCTGGTGA